The Stappia sp. genome window below encodes:
- a CDS encoding hydantoinase/oxoprolinase family protein, with protein MRSKYRLGIDAGGTFTDFILASAEGQVQIFKVLSTPTEPTKAIQNGLALIAEETGLSAKEIVSNSDLCINGTTVGLNALITHTGAKTGLIATEGHQDSLEIRLGHKEDGYRYDPDYPPATMLVPRHLRKGIRERVISDGSVRTPLNEDDVRAACDYFIAEDVESVAISFVWSVLHPEHERRAAEIVREMMPNVRLTVGSELYPQVREYTRTSTAVVNAYLAPILQRYVEAIDAYFRELGSKNPVRYFQSNGGLALGKVVSDQSVYAINSGPASAPQAALDVAKPWDEKNIITCDMGGTSFDITLTKDGKANINKNIDFLRYRIGIPMIQVETLGAGGGSIGWIDEMGLMQMGPQSAGSEPGPACYGQGGERPTTTDANLVLGYLNADGLVGGRLPLDLDKARKAIKTHLADPLGISVEKAAHGMFTIVNNNMVNAIRRVSVERGYDPRDFVLMGAGGATGAHITALAREMGISKVLVNKLASGLCAYGQIISDVKYNYMAPAPLRLQGAEAAKTLDALFNDLETKGRDDLSGDGFTESDITISRTLDMRYVGQVHECTVEIDPFEVTEDSLETIKAAFHARHRELYTYDEPHNQVEVVNVESTITGLVDKPPHMKLARGKGAASALKGHRDMVFNADGIAQNTPVYDGSAFGAGDVLHGPAVIEEVTTTIVVEPGWTVTLHETGTYVLTADAPEAGALPAKELAEA; from the coding sequence ATGCGTAGCAAATATCGTCTGGGCATCGACGCGGGCGGCACGTTCACCGACTTCATCCTGGCGAGTGCCGAAGGCCAGGTGCAGATCTTCAAGGTGCTGTCGACGCCGACCGAGCCGACCAAGGCCATCCAGAACGGTCTGGCGCTGATCGCCGAGGAAACCGGCCTCTCCGCCAAGGAGATCGTCTCCAACTCCGACCTGTGCATCAACGGCACCACCGTCGGCCTCAACGCGCTGATCACCCACACCGGCGCCAAGACCGGCCTGATCGCCACCGAAGGGCACCAGGATTCGCTCGAGATCCGTCTCGGCCACAAGGAAGACGGCTACCGCTACGATCCGGACTATCCGCCCGCGACGATGCTGGTGCCGCGCCATCTGCGCAAGGGCATCCGCGAGCGGGTCATCTCCGACGGCAGCGTGCGCACGCCGCTCAACGAGGACGACGTGCGCGCGGCCTGCGACTACTTCATCGCCGAGGACGTGGAATCGGTGGCCATCAGCTTCGTCTGGTCGGTGCTGCATCCCGAGCACGAGCGCCGCGCGGCGGAGATCGTGCGCGAGATGATGCCGAATGTCCGCCTGACGGTCGGCAGCGAGCTCTATCCGCAGGTGCGCGAGTACACCCGCACCTCCACGGCCGTGGTCAACGCCTATCTGGCGCCGATCCTGCAGCGCTACGTGGAGGCGATCGACGCCTATTTCCGCGAACTCGGCTCAAAGAACCCGGTGCGCTACTTCCAGTCCAACGGCGGTCTGGCGCTCGGCAAGGTCGTGTCCGACCAGTCGGTCTATGCGATCAACTCCGGTCCGGCCTCCGCGCCGCAGGCCGCGCTCGACGTCGCCAAGCCGTGGGACGAGAAGAACATCATCACCTGCGACATGGGCGGCACGTCCTTCGACATCACGCTGACCAAGGACGGCAAGGCCAACATCAACAAGAACATCGACTTCCTGCGCTACCGCATCGGCATTCCGATGATCCAGGTGGAAACGCTGGGCGCCGGCGGCGGGTCGATCGGCTGGATCGACGAGATGGGCCTGATGCAGATGGGCCCGCAGTCGGCCGGCTCGGAGCCGGGACCGGCCTGCTATGGCCAGGGCGGCGAGCGCCCGACCACCACCGACGCCAATCTCGTGCTCGGCTATCTCAACGCCGACGGCCTCGTCGGCGGGCGGCTGCCGCTCGATCTGGACAAGGCGCGCAAGGCGATCAAGACGCATCTGGCCGACCCGCTGGGCATCAGCGTCGAGAAGGCGGCGCACGGCATGTTCACCATCGTCAACAACAACATGGTGAACGCCATCCGCCGGGTGTCGGTGGAACGCGGCTACGATCCGCGCGACTTCGTCCTGATGGGCGCGGGCGGCGCGACGGGCGCGCATATCACGGCGCTGGCGCGCGAGATGGGCATCTCCAAGGTGCTGGTCAACAAGCTGGCCTCGGGACTGTGCGCCTACGGGCAGATCATCTCCGACGTGAAGTACAACTACATGGCCCCGGCGCCGCTGCGCCTGCAGGGCGCCGAGGCGGCGAAGACGCTCGACGCCCTGTTCAACGACCTGGAGACCAAGGGTCGGGACGATCTGTCGGGCGACGGCTTCACCGAGAGCGACATCACCATCAGCCGCACGCTCGACATGCGCTATGTCGGCCAGGTGCACGAATGCACGGTGGAGATCGACCCCTTCGAGGTCACGGAAGACAGCCTGGAGACCATCAAGGCCGCGTTCCACGCCCGTCACCGTGAGCTCTACACCTACGACGAGCCGCACAATCAGGTCGAGGTGGTGAACGTGGAAAGCACCATCACCGGTCTGGTCGACAAGCCGCCGCACATGAAGCTGGCGCGCGGCAAGGGCGCGGCCTCCGCCCTCAAGGGCCACCGCGACATGGTGTTCAACGCCGACGGCATCGCGCAGAACACGCCCGTCTACGACGGCTCCGCCTTCGGCGCCGGCGACGTGCTGCACGGGCCGGCGGTGATCGAGGAGGTCACGACCACCATCGTCGTGGAGCCGGGCTGGACGGTGACCCTGCACGAGACCGGCACCTACGTCCTGACGGCCGACGCGCCGGAGGCGGGCGCGCTGCCGGCCAAAGAGCTGGCCGAGGCCTGA
- a CDS encoding hydantoinase B/oxoprolinase family protein, which translates to MASRKVDPITLSVVRGVLETTQREMTLALEKTARSSVFNLAHDYSTALFNHTPEMILQGQDIPIHLGSLIPAMKAVDRFFDGDIHEGDLILHNDPDYAGSHIIDTCMYYPVFYEGELVFWTVCKGHLTDIGGPVPAGYNPEAKEIYAEGLRIPPIKIWDKGVPRNDILNMLLTNMRARRDQEGDFNALIGACQVGARNLTALMDKYGKRTVQDCIEVLLDMANKHMNSLIAKVPDGTYTGTAVLEDAGHGFGDFDITATVTIKGESCHIEIESPPQIPYFINSYEGNSYSGVYLGLMMFAQLPPPYNEGLYRNVTVDMGPRGTLCNAKPPAPHANCTTTPMETLTDAVRLAFEQAAPDKVSASWGHANGCNIAGWDTRHDEEYVTMVLASIICGAGATASQDGWHVRGPECCFGALTSGDIEMLEHSYPIIIHRYSMMTDSGGAGKFRGGSGACWEVEPLDKPMTLVTFGEGRRIPAMGAGGARSTMIETKVGRLEITRNGKTEVITDNVIETIHPGERAANKNPGGGGFGNPFEREIGRVVDDIRNGLVSIEGARLDYGVVIADPETLAVDEAATAKARAAAA; encoded by the coding sequence ATGGCATCTAGAAAAGTGGATCCGATCACCCTGTCGGTGGTGCGGGGCGTGCTGGAAACGACGCAGCGCGAGATGACGCTCGCGCTCGAGAAGACCGCGCGCAGCTCGGTGTTCAATCTGGCGCACGACTATTCCACGGCGCTGTTCAACCACACGCCGGAGATGATCCTTCAGGGGCAGGACATTCCCATTCACCTGGGCAGCCTGATCCCGGCGATGAAGGCGGTCGACAGGTTCTTCGACGGCGACATCCACGAAGGCGACCTGATCCTTCACAACGACCCGGACTACGCCGGCAGCCACATCATCGATACCTGCATGTACTATCCCGTCTTCTATGAGGGCGAGCTGGTCTTCTGGACGGTGTGCAAAGGCCATCTGACCGACATCGGCGGTCCGGTTCCCGCCGGCTACAACCCGGAAGCCAAGGAGATCTACGCGGAAGGCCTGCGCATTCCGCCGATCAAGATCTGGGACAAGGGGGTGCCGCGCAACGACATCCTCAACATGCTGCTCACCAACATGCGCGCCCGCCGCGACCAGGAAGGCGACTTCAACGCGCTGATCGGCGCCTGTCAGGTGGGCGCGCGCAATCTGACCGCGCTGATGGACAAATACGGCAAGCGCACGGTGCAGGACTGCATCGAGGTGCTGCTGGACATGGCCAACAAGCACATGAACAGCCTGATCGCGAAGGTGCCCGACGGCACCTACACCGGCACGGCCGTTCTGGAGGACGCCGGCCACGGCTTCGGCGACTTCGACATCACCGCGACGGTCACGATCAAGGGCGAGAGCTGCCACATCGAGATCGAGAGCCCGCCGCAGATCCCGTATTTCATCAATTCCTACGAGGGCAACAGCTACTCCGGCGTCTACCTCGGGCTGATGATGTTCGCCCAGCTGCCGCCGCCCTACAACGAGGGCCTCTACCGCAACGTGACGGTGGACATGGGCCCGCGCGGCACGCTGTGCAACGCCAAGCCGCCCGCACCGCACGCCAACTGCACCACCACGCCGATGGAAACGCTGACCGACGCGGTGCGGCTCGCCTTCGAACAGGCGGCGCCGGACAAGGTCTCGGCGAGCTGGGGCCATGCCAACGGCTGCAACATCGCCGGCTGGGACACCCGTCACGACGAGGAATACGTGACCATGGTGCTGGCCTCGATCATCTGCGGCGCCGGCGCCACGGCGAGCCAGGACGGCTGGCACGTGCGCGGACCGGAGTGCTGCTTCGGCGCGCTCACCTCGGGCGACATCGAGATGCTCGAGCACTCCTATCCGATCATCATTCACCGCTACTCGATGATGACCGACTCCGGCGGGGCCGGGAAGTTCCGCGGCGGCTCCGGCGCCTGCTGGGAGGTCGAGCCGCTCGACAAGCCGATGACGCTGGTCACCTTCGGCGAGGGCCGCCGGATCCCGGCCATGGGTGCCGGCGGCGCGAGGTCGACCATGATCGAGACCAAGGTCGGCCGGCTCGAGATCACCCGCAACGGCAAGACCGAGGTGATCACCGACAACGTCATCGAAACCATCCACCCGGGCGAGCGGGCGGCCAACAAGAACCCGGGCGGCGGCGGCTTCGGCAACCCGTTCGAGCGCGAGATCGGCCGCGTGGTCGACGACATCCGCAACGGCCTCGTCAGCATCGAGGGCGCCCGGCTCGACTACGGCGTCGTCATCGCCGACCCCGAAACGCTGGCGGTGGACGAAGCCGCCACCGCCAAGGCGCGCGCGGCCGCGGCCTGA
- a CDS encoding helix-turn-helix domain-containing protein produces the protein MTAGFRFSTTSAEPQHRSSRWSSVISEAYFPLELDFQDSIHFNGRLSRAALGHASLSRLTSDPVKYERRRSHISGAREEEYLVTLPRVTSVKFRQLGRDVSCDPGGFIIERGDEPYRFMYERPNDLFVLKVNRKALSERVRQPDRFCARVIDATSGSAALFAAMVGHAQCQIDTLTETGGNTIGRQLLELLGLALTESDSASESGYSSVRAAHLLRVEKFIRANLKNPDLTPELIAEGCGISKRYLHDLFRDVNGTVRQQIRDQRLIAARDRLEASRDVAISEVAHRFSFADQAQFSRLFKQKFGVTPSEFQRDPARQKDVARD, from the coding sequence ATGACCGCCGGGTTCCGCTTCTCGACGACGTCAGCCGAGCCGCAGCACCGTTCCAGCCGCTGGAGCAGCGTGATCTCGGAGGCCTATTTCCCGCTCGAGCTCGACTTCCAGGACAGCATTCATTTCAACGGCCGGCTCAGTCGCGCCGCCCTCGGGCATGCCAGCCTGTCGCGGCTCACCTCCGATCCGGTGAAATACGAGCGGCGGCGCTCGCACATCAGCGGCGCGCGCGAGGAGGAGTATCTGGTCACCCTGCCGCGCGTCACCTCGGTGAAGTTCCGTCAGCTCGGCCGGGATGTGAGCTGCGATCCGGGCGGCTTCATCATCGAGCGCGGCGACGAGCCCTACCGCTTCATGTACGAGCGCCCGAACGACCTCTTCGTGCTGAAGGTCAACCGCAAGGCCCTGTCGGAGCGGGTCCGTCAGCCGGACCGCTTCTGCGCCCGCGTCATCGATGCCACCTCCGGGTCGGCGGCGCTCTTCGCCGCGATGGTCGGCCACGCGCAGTGCCAGATCGACACGCTCACCGAGACCGGCGGAAACACCATCGGCCGGCAATTGCTGGAACTCCTCGGCCTGGCGCTCACCGAAAGCGACAGCGCCTCGGAAAGCGGCTACTCCTCGGTGCGCGCCGCCCATCTTCTGCGGGTGGAGAAATTCATCCGCGCCAATCTCAAGAACCCGGACCTGACGCCGGAGCTGATCGCGGAAGGCTGCGGCATCTCCAAGCGCTACCTGCACGACCTGTTCCGCGACGTGAACGGCACCGTGCGCCAGCAGATTCGCGACCAGCGCCTGATCGCCGCGCGCGACCGCCTCGAAGCCTCGCGCGACGTGGCGATCTCGGAGGTCGCGCACCGCTTCAGCTTCGCCGACCAGGCCCAGTTCTCGCGCCTGTTCAAGCAGAAGTTCGGCGTCACCCCGTCCGAGTTCCAGCGCGACCCGGCCCGGCAAAAGGACGTCGCCCGCGACTGA
- a CDS encoding aldehyde dehydrogenase family protein, translating into MKQNLIAGEWRGSADASENRNPSDVTDLIGLYASGTATDVEDAAQAARAALPGWVAAGPQRRSDLLEAVAQALFARVEEIGTLLAREEGKTLAEGKAETMRAAQVFRFFSGEALRMPGDCVASVRPGVGVEVTREPVGVVGLITPWNFPIAIPAWKIAPALAYGNTVVMKPADLTPGCAHALAEILVEAGVPAGVFNLVMGRGSVVGSAIVRHPQIDAISFTGSVPVGRGLAIEAAQSLKKVQLEMGGKNPMVVLDDADLDVAVEACLNGAFYSTGQRCTASSRLIVQAGIHDAFVERLSAAAQALKVGHALDPATQIGPVASESQLAGNLDYVDIARKEGAEVVGGERLNGETQGFFQRPALFLNATNAMRSSREEIFGPCASVIKVADFDEALAVANDTEFGLSSGICTASLKYAREFRRRSAAGMVMVNLPTAGVDYHVPFGGRKGSSHGPREQGRHAAEFYTVVKTAYEFAG; encoded by the coding sequence ATGAAGCAGAATCTCATCGCCGGCGAATGGCGCGGATCGGCCGATGCCTCGGAGAACCGCAATCCCTCCGACGTCACCGATCTGATCGGCCTTTATGCCAGCGGCACGGCGACGGATGTCGAGGATGCCGCCCAGGCCGCCCGCGCCGCCCTGCCGGGCTGGGTCGCCGCCGGCCCGCAGCGGCGGTCGGATCTGCTGGAGGCGGTCGCGCAGGCGCTGTTTGCCCGCGTCGAGGAGATCGGCACGCTGCTCGCCCGCGAGGAAGGCAAGACGCTGGCCGAGGGCAAGGCCGAGACCATGCGCGCCGCACAGGTGTTCCGCTTCTTCTCCGGCGAGGCGCTGCGCATGCCGGGCGATTGCGTCGCCTCGGTGCGTCCCGGCGTCGGCGTCGAGGTGACCCGCGAGCCGGTGGGCGTCGTCGGGCTGATCACGCCGTGGAACTTCCCGATCGCGATTCCGGCCTGGAAGATCGCGCCGGCGCTCGCTTATGGCAACACGGTGGTGATGAAGCCGGCCGATCTGACGCCGGGCTGCGCCCATGCACTGGCCGAGATCCTGGTCGAGGCCGGCGTGCCGGCCGGTGTCTTCAATCTGGTGATGGGTCGCGGCTCGGTGGTCGGCAGTGCGATCGTGCGCCATCCGCAGATCGATGCCATCTCCTTCACCGGCTCCGTGCCGGTCGGTCGGGGGCTCGCCATCGAGGCCGCGCAGTCGCTCAAGAAGGTGCAGCTGGAGATGGGCGGCAAGAACCCGATGGTGGTGCTCGACGACGCGGATCTCGACGTCGCCGTCGAGGCCTGCCTGAACGGCGCCTTCTACTCCACCGGCCAGCGCTGCACCGCGTCGTCGCGGCTGATCGTGCAGGCCGGCATTCACGACGCCTTCGTGGAGCGCCTTTCGGCCGCCGCGCAGGCGCTGAAGGTCGGCCATGCGCTCGACCCGGCGACCCAGATCGGACCCGTGGCCTCCGAATCGCAGCTCGCCGGCAATCTCGACTATGTCGACATCGCCCGCAAGGAAGGCGCGGAGGTCGTCGGCGGCGAGCGCCTCAACGGCGAGACGCAAGGCTTCTTCCAGCGTCCGGCGCTGTTCCTCAACGCGACCAACGCCATGCGCTCCAGCCGCGAGGAAATCTTCGGCCCCTGCGCCAGCGTCATCAAGGTCGCGGATTTCGACGAGGCGCTGGCGGTCGCCAATGACACCGAATTCGGCCTGAGCTCGGGCATCTGCACCGCGAGCCTGAAGTACGCGCGCGAGTTCCGCCGCCGCTCGGCCGCCGGCATGGTGATGGTCAATCTGCCCACCGCCGGCGTCGACTATCACGTGCCGTTCGGCGGGCGGAAGGGCTCCTCGCACGGCCCGCGCGAGCAGGGCCGCCATGCGGCGGAGTTCTACACCGTGGTCAAGACGGCCTACGAATTCGCCGGCTGA
- the gabT gene encoding 4-aminobutyrate--2-oxoglutarate transaminase: protein MSRTEELIQRRTAAVATGVATRGIYAAKAENAELWDVDGNRFIDFAAGIAVNNTGHRHPKLLAAVAEQAEAFTHTCFHVAPFEGYVKLAERLNAATPGDFTKKTMLVTTGAEAVENAVKMARAHTGRSGVIAFSGAFHGRTLMGMALCGKVAPYKKAFGAMPPEVYHAAFPNAYHGVTSEMSLAQLEQLFKTTIDADRVAAIIIEPVQGEGGFNIAPPEFLKALREICDTHGIVLIADEVQAGMARTGKLFAMEHSGVAADLVTMAKGLAGGFPLSAVTGRAEIVDAAPAGGIGGTYAGNPLAVAAANAVLEVIEDEGLCARADEIGTRIKGRLSAIAERQGMEAIGDVRGLGAMIAFELVSDRASRAPDAALTQALVKEAEARGLIILPCGTRGNVIRLLPPLTTPMEQVDEALDILEAALEAAVASAARAA from the coding sequence ATGTCTCGGACCGAAGAACTTATCCAGCGGCGCACGGCGGCCGTGGCCACGGGCGTTGCGACCCGCGGCATCTATGCCGCCAAGGCCGAAAACGCCGAATTGTGGGACGTCGACGGCAATCGCTTCATCGATTTCGCCGCCGGCATTGCCGTCAACAACACCGGCCACCGGCACCCGAAGCTGCTCGCCGCGGTCGCCGAGCAGGCCGAGGCCTTCACCCACACCTGCTTCCATGTCGCGCCCTTCGAGGGCTACGTGAAGCTGGCCGAGCGGCTGAACGCGGCGACGCCCGGCGATTTCACGAAGAAGACGATGCTGGTCACCACCGGCGCCGAGGCGGTGGAGAACGCGGTCAAGATGGCCCGTGCCCACACCGGGCGCTCCGGCGTCATCGCCTTCTCCGGTGCCTTCCATGGGCGCACGCTGATGGGCATGGCGCTGTGCGGCAAGGTCGCGCCCTACAAGAAGGCGTTCGGCGCGATGCCGCCGGAGGTCTATCACGCGGCCTTCCCGAACGCCTATCACGGCGTGACGAGCGAGATGAGCCTCGCCCAGCTCGAGCAGCTGTTCAAGACGACCATCGATGCCGATCGCGTCGCCGCGATCATCATCGAGCCGGTGCAGGGCGAGGGCGGCTTCAACATCGCGCCGCCGGAGTTCCTCAAGGCGCTGCGTGAGATCTGCGACACCCATGGCATCGTGCTGATCGCCGACGAGGTGCAGGCGGGCATGGCGCGCACCGGCAAGCTCTTCGCCATGGAGCATAGCGGCGTGGCGGCCGATCTCGTCACCATGGCCAAGGGTCTGGCCGGCGGCTTCCCGCTGTCGGCGGTGACGGGCCGTGCCGAGATCGTCGACGCGGCGCCGGCGGGCGGCATCGGCGGCACCTATGCCGGCAATCCGCTGGCGGTCGCGGCCGCCAATGCGGTGCTCGAGGTGATCGAGGACGAGGGCCTGTGCGCCCGGGCCGACGAGATCGGGACGCGGATCAAGGGCCGCCTGTCGGCCATTGCCGAGCGTCAGGGCATGGAAGCCATTGGCGACGTGCGCGGGCTCGGCGCGATGATCGCCTTCGAACTCGTCAGCGACCGGGCGTCGCGGGCGCCGGATGCGGCCCTCACCCAGGCGCTCGTCAAGGAAGCGGAAGCGCGCGGGCTGATCATCCTGCCCTGCGGCACGCGCGGCAACGTCATCCGGCTGCTGCCGCCGCTGACCACGCCGATGGAGCAGGTGGACGAGGCGCTCGACATCCTCGAAGCCGCGCTCGAGGCCGCCGTCGCCAGCGCCGCGCGCGCCGCCTGA